A stretch of the Acidilobus sp. 7A genome encodes the following:
- the nuoB gene encoding NADH-quinone oxidoreductase subunit NuoB yields the protein MAQAKQEQEGKAYIGNLEVAAQLAKESLIKGTIAKAVDWATAFSLWPVHLMTSCCGCEIGAAWGPRFDNERYGSLPWVGPRQTNLIIIEGTVTKKMACTVRITWEQMPFPKFVIAMGACALDGGIFYNSYNIVRPWQVVPVDIYIPGCPPRPEAVARSIVELQKIIRNRGVASKWLIEGVRKDLKYVLPKEDLCGWRGEGGASYS from the coding sequence ATGGCACAGGCCAAGCAGGAGCAGGAGGGGAAGGCATACATAGGTAACCTTGAGGTCGCAGCCCAGCTAGCTAAGGAGAGCCTGATAAAGGGCACCATAGCTAAGGCTGTCGACTGGGCCACGGCCTTCAGCCTGTGGCCTGTTCACTTGATGACCAGCTGCTGCGGCTGCGAAATAGGGGCGGCCTGGGGGCCTAGGTTTGACAACGAGAGATACGGCTCCCTGCCATGGGTTGGGCCTAGGCAGACTAATCTAATTATCATAGAGGGTACAGTAACTAAGAAGATGGCGTGCACTGTCAGGATAACATGGGAGCAGATGCCTTTCCCAAAGTTTGTCATAGCAATGGGGGCATGTGCACTTGACGGGGGCATATTCTACAACAGCTATAACATAGTTAGGCCCTGGCAGGTGGTGCCAGTTGACATCTACATACCTGGCTGCCCTCCAAGGCCTGAGGCCGTGGCAAGATCTATAGTCGAGCTGCAGAAGATAATTAGAAATCGTGGTGTGGCCTCCAAGTGGCTCATAGAGGGCGTCAGGAAGGACCTGAAGTACGTGCTTCCTAAGGAGGACCTATGTGGGTGGAGGGGTGAGGGAGGTGCCAGCTACAGCTGA
- the ndhC gene encoding NADH-quinone oxidoreductase subunit A, with amino-acid sequence MSIAYSPLVLAANSLIIVPAAILALLVGTILLLRIVIRSSRHVESKEPYKYKLFESSNPPRGVGKSRLSFQYFGYLIMFLAVEPAVVLLTFLSSAPSSYNHYLLILYLVMIAVFAPLLAYGARVSKSINEWRD; translated from the coding sequence TTGTCCATCGCGTATAGCCCCCTTGTGCTTGCAGCCAACTCGCTTATAATAGTGCCCGCCGCAATACTGGCACTCCTAGTCGGCACGATACTCTTACTTCGCATTGTAATAAGGAGTAGCAGGCACGTGGAGTCCAAGGAGCCTTACAAGTACAAGCTGTTCGAGTCATCAAACCCGCCCAGGGGCGTTGGAAAATCAAGGCTCTCGTTCCAATACTTCGGCTACCTGATAATGTTCCTTGCTGTGGAGCCAGCCGTGGTGCTGTTAACTTTCCTATCGTCGGCGCCCTCCAGCTACAACCACTACCTCCTAATACTATACTTAGTTATGATAGCAGTATTTGCCCCCCTGTTGGCATACGGCGCGCGGGTATCGAAGAGTATTAATGAGTGGAGGGATTAG
- a CDS encoding prefoldin subunit beta: MAERVPPEAEVKYNKYLQLRDTYNAIVQQRLAAESSLGEIEKVIEVLNGLSDGAEVYKMAGFVLVKSTKGDLLKELQDRKESLELKIKALKNQENLVKEELDKVASDLQRMLQGTSLGKTAGQAGS; this comes from the coding sequence GTGGCAGAGAGGGTGCCGCCTGAGGCGGAGGTCAAGTATAACAAGTACCTGCAGCTGAGGGACACCTACAACGCTATTGTGCAGCAGAGGCTGGCGGCGGAGTCCTCCCTTGGAGAGATAGAGAAGGTCATAGAGGTCCTTAACGGTCTCTCTGACGGGGCTGAGGTATACAAGATGGCGGGCTTCGTGCTTGTGAAGTCAACAAAGGGTGACCTGCTAAAGGAGCTCCAGGACCGCAAGGAGAGCCTTGAGCTGAAGATAAAGGCCCTGAAGAACCAGGAGAACCTTGTCAAGGAGGAGCTAGACAAGGTTGCAAGTGACCTTCAGAGGATGCTTCAGGGCACGTCGTTAGGAAAGACAGCAGGACAGGCAGGGTCCTGA
- a CDS encoding DHH family phosphoesterase gives MYASPRDVLALVEGANAEVLVHGNADLDAVASALLACRLIARSARSCCVYAKEGLSRRARDLLSALVIELPLCDSLDNKDVLIAVDASNVSQLGLSEEELKGHKTIVIDHHEPGSLHRLASALVADKESPSCVELLVPLLSKGSISPSEATFALAALLEETSFLERARLSTFKSIVTLIEMGGDYGLAVKLIRGNGAEEPIDRRVAKLKGLSRSQVSITCNGKLVVAVSSVGSFEADVARTLVSVGADVALVVNESRASIRLSRRSLEAGLSASGLASYIAERLGGEGGGHEGAAVARLSSPAQPEKLLGLALNYVSGVCGGHQ, from the coding sequence TTGTACGCTAGCCCCAGGGACGTCCTCGCGCTAGTAGAAGGGGCTAATGCTGAGGTCCTAGTTCATGGCAACGCTGACCTGGATGCCGTGGCCTCAGCGCTGTTGGCATGCAGGTTAATCGCAAGGTCAGCAAGGAGCTGCTGCGTCTACGCGAAGGAGGGCCTCAGCAGGCGCGCCAGGGATCTTCTCAGCGCTCTCGTTATTGAACTGCCGCTCTGCGACAGTCTCGATAACAAGGACGTGCTGATAGCGGTTGACGCGAGCAACGTCTCTCAGCTCGGCCTGAGCGAGGAGGAGCTCAAGGGGCATAAGACAATTGTAATAGATCATCATGAGCCTGGGAGTCTTCATAGGCTGGCGAGCGCGCTGGTGGCAGATAAGGAGTCACCCTCGTGCGTGGAGCTGCTAGTCCCGCTGCTCTCTAAGGGCTCCATAAGCCCATCTGAGGCCACCTTTGCGCTCGCGGCGCTGCTAGAGGAGACCTCTTTCCTTGAGAGGGCCAGGCTGAGCACCTTTAAGTCAATAGTGACCCTAATCGAGATGGGCGGTGACTATGGCCTGGCTGTGAAGCTGATTAGAGGGAATGGTGCTGAGGAGCCCATCGACAGAAGGGTCGCCAAGCTCAAAGGGCTCTCGAGGTCCCAGGTCAGTATTACGTGCAATGGTAAGCTGGTTGTCGCGGTTAGCAGCGTTGGGTCGTTTGAGGCTGACGTGGCCAGGACGCTGGTCTCAGTGGGCGCCGATGTTGCGTTAGTGGTAAACGAAAGCAGGGCCTCAATAAGGCTCTCTAGACGCTCCCTTGAGGCGGGGCTCAGCGCTTCAGGCCTGGCGTCATACATTGCTGAAAGACTTGGCGGCGAGGGTGGGGGTCATGAAGGGGCGGCCGTTGCGAGGCTTAGTAGCCCTGCGCAGCCGGAGAAGCTGCTTGGGCTTGCGCTTAACTATGTCAGCGGCGTGTGCGGTGGTCATCAATGA
- a CDS encoding ERCC4 domain-containing protein, giving the protein MSSPGQRRPRIYADTREEASGIPKLLESMNVIVIRKQLPEGDYLVPPDVAFERKSAADFISSLFDGRLFDQASRIRGTYSEVLYIIEGDFFRELRFWSDKERQLIGALASLVTRYDAKILWSEGPRQTAEYLASIASKYGNRGASGPVVINKKPSMQSLREWQLYVVESFPGIGAKTAERILEKFGSLEAFFNASLAELAAVEGVGEAKATRIKELLKAPFKSGVKRTTLDEFYDRPAGRPKDEER; this is encoded by the coding sequence ATGAGCAGCCCTGGGCAGAGGAGGCCTAGAATATACGCCGACACGAGGGAGGAGGCCTCAGGTATACCAAAGCTACTTGAGTCTATGAACGTCATCGTGATCAGGAAGCAGCTGCCAGAGGGGGACTACCTAGTGCCACCTGACGTTGCTTTTGAGAGGAAGAGCGCGGCTGACTTCATCTCCTCGCTGTTCGACGGGAGGCTCTTTGACCAGGCCTCTCGCATCAGGGGCACTTACAGCGAGGTGCTCTACATAATAGAGGGCGACTTCTTCAGGGAGCTCAGGTTCTGGAGCGATAAGGAGAGGCAGCTAATAGGGGCCTTGGCTTCACTTGTCACAAGATATGATGCGAAAATACTCTGGAGCGAGGGGCCAAGGCAGACGGCTGAGTACCTGGCATCTATAGCCTCCAAATATGGTAATAGGGGGGCGTCAGGGCCTGTAGTCATAAATAAGAAGCCGTCGATGCAGTCGCTCAGGGAGTGGCAGCTCTACGTTGTTGAGTCGTTCCCAGGCATTGGTGCTAAGACTGCAGAGAGGATACTTGAGAAGTTCGGCTCGCTTGAGGCATTCTTCAACGCGAGCTTAGCAGAGTTGGCCGCCGTTGAGGGCGTCGGGGAAGCTAAGGCTACGAGGATAAAGGAGCTTCTGAAAGCCCCGTTTAAGTCAGGCGTCAAGAGGACTACATTGGACGAGTTCTACGACAGGCCTGCTGGTAGACCTAAGGACGAGGAGAGGTGA
- a CDS encoding polyprenyl synthetase family protein, with product MSQQPSAEESRAILDKWSRVRSEIEPRLDAIVSKLEMAGVEGLASYIVKGGKMFRGFMTVLFAEAVGGDPKKAEDAAIAIELVQGASLALDDIVDKDAQRRGGPSAWILYGIGKSAMVSLLLVPTALKLVERYGPLALSYSISAWESIVRGEIMDAYSALSIKPAEYLTLASLKTGSLFSLAAALGVIAGGHEDLAEGAWNYGNSVGTAYQVADDITDFANYLRGAKQKLDPSEKLFVEWARSELNARDDTEIVWQGIRYLHDLVEKSTKVLGFLPPSQASKMIAVIPTFIISKMLESAGLSFDEGAVNLKA from the coding sequence GTGAGCCAGCAGCCTTCTGCTGAAGAGAGCAGGGCCATACTGGACAAGTGGAGCAGGGTGAGGTCAGAGATAGAGCCAAGGCTGGATGCGATAGTATCCAAGCTCGAGATGGCAGGGGTTGAGGGACTAGCATCATACATAGTTAAGGGCGGCAAGATGTTCAGAGGCTTCATGACCGTGCTCTTCGCTGAGGCCGTGGGAGGAGATCCCAAGAAGGCCGAGGACGCTGCCATAGCCATAGAGCTGGTGCAGGGGGCCAGCCTGGCACTTGACGATATAGTAGACAAGGACGCTCAGAGGAGGGGAGGACCGTCAGCCTGGATCCTTTATGGCATTGGCAAGAGCGCCATGGTATCCCTGCTGCTCGTGCCCACTGCCCTCAAGCTAGTTGAGCGTTATGGTCCTCTAGCCCTCAGCTACAGCATCTCAGCGTGGGAGTCAATAGTGAGGGGCGAGATAATGGATGCCTACTCAGCCTTAAGCATTAAGCCTGCTGAGTACCTGACGCTAGCTTCCCTTAAGACTGGCAGCCTCTTCTCGCTGGCCGCAGCCCTGGGCGTCATAGCTGGCGGGCACGAGGACCTGGCCGAGGGCGCGTGGAACTATGGCAACAGTGTTGGGACGGCTTACCAGGTGGCTGATGATATAACTGACTTCGCTAACTACCTCAGGGGGGCAAAGCAGAAGCTTGACCCCAGCGAGAAGCTCTTCGTTGAGTGGGCCAGGAGCGAGCTTAACGCTCGCGACGACACCGAAATTGTTTGGCAGGGCATCAGGTACCTACACGACCTGGTTGAGAAATCTACCAAGGTCTTAGGTTTCCTTCCTCCAAGCCAAGCCAGCAAGATGATAGCTGTTATACCGACCTTCATAATATCCAAGATGTTAGAGTCCGCAGGCCTTTCCTTCGATGAAGGAGCTGTCAACCTGAAAGCGTGA
- a CDS encoding elongation factor EF-2: protein MVSEIEKIMNNIEQVRNIGVIAHVDHGKTTTSDALLAGAGIISERVAGEALALDYLKVEKERQMTVKAANASLYHEYNGKGYVINLIDTPGHIDFTGMVTRSLRVLDGAIVVVDAAEGVMTQTETVLRQALEERVRPVLFINKIDRLIKELRLTPSQLQDRLVEIIKDVNNIIDMYAEPEFKDKWKLNPATGNVAFGSAKDQWGITVPIASKKGINFQQIIDAYSSDDKDKVAALVKKAPLHEALLDMAVKFVPNPKEAQRYRIPKIWKGDINSDIGKAMLEADPNGPTVFYVNAIHVEKAGLVATGRVFSGTLEPGRELYVVSQDTSGKVLQVSLYMGPFRELTQRVTAGNIAAMMGIENLRAGETLVESQYKSQAAPFEQLHYIAEPVVTIAIEPAKVQDLPKLVDSLRKLTIEDPNLVAKINEETGEYLLSGMGQLHLEIALWMLKELYGLEVKASQPIIVYRESVREKSQVFEGKSPNKHNRFYISVEPLNEETIDLIHRGVVREDQDARDRAKILRDQASWDYDEARRIWAIDENINVFVDMTTGVQYLKDVKDTILGGFRIATKEGPLAAEPVRGVKVVLHDAEVHEDPVHRGPGQIYPAVRNAIWAGILTSRPTLLEPIQKLDIRIPMDYLSVVSTVIVKKRGRIIDVENTPMGTRVLAEIPVAESFDLAAELRGSTAGKALWGTEFSRWAPVPDSMLDDLIKKIRERKGLPPKPPSLSDLLGP from the coding sequence ATGGTATCAGAGATAGAGAAGATAATGAACAATATAGAGCAAGTGAGGAACATAGGCGTCATAGCGCACGTCGACCACGGCAAGACCACGACCAGCGACGCCCTGCTCGCCGGGGCTGGAATAATATCAGAAAGGGTTGCTGGCGAGGCGCTAGCCCTAGACTACCTGAAGGTCGAGAAGGAGAGGCAGATGACCGTCAAGGCTGCTAATGCGAGCCTGTACCACGAGTACAACGGTAAGGGTTACGTCATAAACCTGATAGACACCCCTGGGCACATAGACTTCACTGGCATGGTAACCAGAAGCCTGAGGGTGCTTGACGGGGCTATTGTCGTAGTCGACGCCGCTGAGGGCGTCATGACCCAGACGGAGACCGTGCTGAGGCAGGCGCTTGAGGAGAGGGTCAGGCCTGTTCTCTTCATAAATAAGATAGACAGACTTATAAAGGAGCTCAGGTTGACGCCCTCGCAGCTCCAGGATAGGCTTGTTGAGATAATAAAGGACGTCAACAACATCATTGACATGTACGCTGAGCCGGAGTTCAAGGACAAGTGGAAGCTCAATCCCGCGACTGGTAACGTGGCCTTCGGAAGCGCTAAGGACCAGTGGGGCATAACTGTCCCCATAGCCTCTAAGAAAGGCATAAACTTCCAGCAGATAATAGACGCCTACTCCAGCGATGACAAGGACAAGGTAGCGGCCCTGGTTAAGAAGGCGCCGCTTCACGAGGCCCTGCTGGACATGGCGGTTAAGTTTGTACCAAACCCGAAGGAGGCCCAGAGGTACAGGATACCCAAGATATGGAAGGGCGACATCAACAGCGACATTGGCAAAGCCATGCTTGAGGCAGACCCCAACGGGCCTACAGTATTCTATGTGAATGCCATACATGTTGAGAAGGCCGGCCTGGTGGCAACCGGGAGGGTGTTTTCAGGCACCCTCGAGCCCGGCAGGGAGCTCTACGTGGTGTCCCAGGACACGTCAGGTAAGGTGCTCCAGGTAAGCCTCTACATGGGTCCCTTCAGGGAGCTCACACAGAGGGTGACGGCAGGCAACATAGCAGCCATGATGGGGATAGAGAACCTGAGGGCCGGCGAGACCCTGGTCGAGAGCCAGTACAAGTCGCAGGCGGCCCCGTTTGAGCAGCTGCACTACATAGCTGAGCCCGTCGTTACTATAGCCATAGAGCCGGCCAAGGTCCAGGACCTGCCGAAGCTTGTCGACTCACTGAGGAAGCTAACCATAGAGGACCCGAACCTCGTAGCAAAGATAAACGAGGAGACTGGTGAGTACCTGCTCTCTGGCATGGGTCAGCTCCACCTTGAGATAGCGCTCTGGATGTTGAAGGAGCTCTACGGCCTTGAGGTTAAGGCGAGCCAGCCCATTATAGTCTACAGGGAGTCCGTAAGGGAGAAGAGCCAGGTGTTTGAGGGCAAGAGCCCCAACAAGCACAACAGGTTCTACATAAGCGTTGAGCCGCTCAACGAGGAGACCATAGATCTCATACACAGGGGCGTTGTGAGAGAGGACCAGGACGCCAGGGATAGGGCCAAGATACTGAGGGACCAGGCCAGCTGGGACTACGACGAGGCCAGGAGGATCTGGGCCATAGATGAGAACATAAATGTCTTTGTAGACATGACTACTGGAGTCCAGTACCTCAAGGACGTCAAGGACACCATACTTGGAGGCTTCAGGATAGCCACCAAGGAGGGTCCCTTAGCCGCTGAGCCCGTCAGGGGAGTTAAGGTAGTTCTTCACGACGCCGAGGTGCACGAGGATCCTGTCCACAGGGGTCCAGGACAGATATATCCGGCCGTGAGGAACGCCATATGGGCTGGCATACTCACGTCGCGCCCCACCCTGCTTGAGCCTATACAGAAGCTTGACATAAGGATACCCATGGATTACCTCAGCGTTGTATCCACAGTCATAGTGAAGAAGCGCGGAAGAATAATTGACGTTGAGAACACACCTATGGGAACTAGGGTCCTGGCTGAGATACCTGTCGCTGAGAGCTTCGACCTGGCAGCAGAGCTAAGGGGCTCCACAGCCGGCAAGGCCCTCTGGGGCACCGAGTTCAGTAGGTGGGCTCCAGTGCCTGACTCTATGCTCGACGACCTCATAAAGAAGATAAGGGAGAGGAAGGGCCTGCCACCCAAGCCGCCGAGCCTATCAGACCTGTTAGGACCTTAA
- a CDS encoding DUF371 domain-containing protein, whose amino-acid sequence MEELQGRWFHFTAHGHVNVTARHRTTIEITTESHLTPRGDCIIGVSSEASASSLPEWLKEGLRDSNSVIVLLLCAGGLCDSVLGRGDPRITADNDVKMIVRRSDYVESSTIMIRSSKAAADLNRELVSRLAKGEQLHVFMTYLKVAQHVTNII is encoded by the coding sequence GTGGAGGAGCTTCAGGGTCGCTGGTTCCACTTCACAGCTCATGGCCATGTAAACGTGACAGCTAGGCATAGGACTACGATAGAGATAACTACCGAAAGCCATCTGACGCCAAGAGGGGACTGCATAATAGGCGTGTCCTCAGAGGCCAGCGCCTCAAGCCTGCCCGAGTGGCTGAAGGAGGGGTTGAGGGACAGTAACAGTGTAATAGTTTTGTTGCTCTGCGCTGGGGGCCTGTGCGACTCCGTGCTTGGACGGGGTGACCCCCGAATAACCGCTGACAACGACGTCAAGATGATAGTCAGGAGGAGTGACTACGTTGAGAGCTCAACAATAATGATACGGAGCAGCAAGGCTGCTGCCGACCTTAATCGCGAGCTGGTGTCAAGGCTTGCCAAGGGGGAGCAACTACACGTCTTTATGACATACCTTAAGGTCGCGCAGCACGTTACCAACATTATTTAA
- a CDS encoding protein-L-isoaspartate O-methyltransferase, protein MPSSLQASYEEARRRLVSELKARGYIRSQMVEMAMLTVPRELFVPEDLRGKAYEDRPLPIGHGQTISAPSIAAYMTELLELSEGMRVLEVGTGSGYSAAVLATIAGERGHVWTIERVPELAARAEAILKQLGYGDRVTVIVGDGSLGYRQAAPYDRILVTAASPRVPRPLVEQLAENGVMVIPVGGKEGQVLTVIKKEGGQVYEKADLEVIFVPLVGAEGWQDQG, encoded by the coding sequence GTGCCTTCCTCATTGCAAGCCTCTTATGAGGAGGCCAGGAGGAGGCTGGTAAGTGAGCTGAAGGCCAGAGGATACATCAGGAGCCAGATGGTAGAGATGGCTATGTTGACGGTGCCGAGGGAGCTCTTCGTTCCTGAGGACCTTAGAGGGAAGGCATATGAGGACAGGCCGCTGCCTATAGGGCACGGCCAAACCATAAGCGCCCCTAGTATAGCGGCTTACATGACTGAGCTCTTGGAGCTCTCAGAGGGCATGAGAGTCCTTGAGGTTGGCACCGGTTCGGGCTACAGCGCCGCTGTGCTGGCTACAATAGCAGGCGAGAGGGGGCACGTGTGGACCATAGAGAGGGTACCGGAGCTGGCAGCCAGAGCTGAGGCTATCCTGAAACAGCTTGGATATGGCGACAGGGTGACAGTCATAGTTGGCGATGGCAGCCTCGGCTACAGGCAGGCAGCGCCCTACGACAGGATACTCGTCACAGCGGCCTCCCCCAGGGTGCCTAGGCCCCTCGTTGAACAGCTGGCCGAAAATGGCGTGATGGTGATACCGGTCGGCGGCAAGGAGGGCCAGGTGCTCACAGTAATTAAGAAGGAGGGCGGGCAGGTCTACGAGAAGGCCGACCTGGAGGTAATTTTCGTCCCTCTAGTAGGCGCGGAGGGCTGGCAGGACCAAGGTTAG
- the proS gene encoding proline--tRNA ligase, whose amino-acid sequence MPEPQRRRWQERFSEWFDWVLERAEVYDYGRYPVKGMGVWMPYGFSIRRNVLELLRRLLDETGHDEVLFPLLIPDFLLAKEGEHIKGFEDEVYWVTRGGLEELDQKLALRPTSETPITYYESLWIQSYKQLPRKFYQVVSVFRYETKATRPLIRVREISMFKEAHTVHESFEDAERQVMEAIDVYKKFFDSLGISYVISRRPDWDKFAGALYTIAFDTVLPDGRTLQIGTVHNLGQNFTKAFSFRIHTRDEKYDYPWQTSYGVSDRVVATLIAVHGDDMGLVLPSNIAPTQAIIIPIPSQSEDEMRKVLEYSRRALSALLEAGIRAKLDDRSDTTPGDKYYYWDAKGVPVRVEVGPREAASETLTLVRRDTLRRTSVHLREAAEAVKKLLSEIDSNLAERARKFMSSHITRASSIEEARKAIEERKGIVELPWCGSEECANKVMQELNVKTLGTPWPPERAEGVCPVCGRPAVTYMRYSRQY is encoded by the coding sequence TTGCCGGAGCCCCAGCGGAGGAGATGGCAGGAGAGGTTTTCAGAGTGGTTTGACTGGGTCCTCGAGAGGGCTGAGGTCTACGACTACGGCAGGTACCCCGTGAAGGGCATGGGCGTCTGGATGCCCTACGGCTTCAGCATCAGGAGGAACGTTCTAGAGCTGTTGAGGAGGCTACTCGACGAAACAGGCCATGATGAGGTCCTCTTCCCCCTGCTCATACCTGACTTCCTGCTTGCCAAGGAGGGGGAGCACATCAAGGGCTTTGAGGACGAGGTCTACTGGGTCACCCGCGGCGGCCTTGAGGAGCTTGACCAGAAGCTAGCGCTGAGGCCGACCAGCGAGACGCCTATAACATACTATGAGTCGCTCTGGATACAGAGCTACAAGCAGCTGCCCAGGAAGTTCTACCAGGTAGTCAGCGTCTTCAGGTATGAGACTAAAGCGACGCGCCCGCTCATCAGGGTCAGGGAGATAAGCATGTTCAAGGAGGCCCACACGGTGCACGAGAGCTTCGAGGACGCTGAGAGACAGGTTATGGAGGCCATAGATGTCTACAAGAAATTCTTCGACAGCCTAGGGATATCGTACGTAATATCAAGGAGGCCTGACTGGGATAAGTTTGCTGGTGCCCTCTACACAATAGCCTTCGACACTGTGCTGCCTGACGGCAGAACCCTTCAGATAGGCACGGTGCACAATCTTGGGCAGAACTTCACCAAGGCCTTCTCATTCAGGATACACACCAGGGACGAGAAGTATGACTACCCGTGGCAGACGAGCTATGGCGTGAGCGACAGGGTCGTGGCCACGCTAATAGCTGTTCATGGGGATGACATGGGGCTTGTCCTGCCCTCCAACATAGCCCCGACGCAGGCAATAATAATACCCATACCGTCTCAATCTGAAGACGAGATGAGGAAGGTCCTTGAGTACTCCCGCCGCGCCCTCTCAGCGTTACTCGAGGCTGGCATAAGAGCTAAGCTTGATGATCGCAGTGATACAACGCCTGGTGACAAGTATTACTACTGGGACGCTAAGGGCGTCCCTGTGAGGGTCGAGGTAGGGCCCAGGGAGGCCGCCAGTGAGACCCTGACGCTTGTGAGGAGGGACACCCTTAGAAGGACAAGCGTTCACCTCAGGGAGGCAGCCGAAGCCGTCAAGAAGCTCCTCAGCGAGATAGACTCCAACTTGGCTGAGAGGGCCAGGAAATTTATGAGCAGCCACATAACTCGCGCCTCAAGCATCGAGGAGGCCCGTAAGGCCATAGAGGAGAGGAAGGGCATCGTCGAGTTGCCATGGTGCGGCAGTGAGGAGTGCGCCAACAAGGTCATGCAGGAACTTAACGTCAAGACCCTCGGAACCCCGTGGCCTCCTGAGAGGGCTGAGGGCGTCTGCCCTGTGTGCGGTAGGCCAGCAGTGACATACATGAGGTACTCGCGCCAGTACTAG
- the dcd gene encoding dCTP deaminase: MILSDRDIEILIKAGELWVEPLEADIIRENGLDLRLGGAYCAFVHTDKVLDPRSPGNPSDFYDCREAGDSFFIVEPHKHYLLHTLEYIRLPPYVAGLVNLRSTWARTGIYIPSTVVDAGFEGQLTIEVIGSEFPVKLYVGDRFLHLVLVKMETPSSKPYSGKYKGQRGVRLPQFFTY; this comes from the coding sequence TTGATACTCAGCGACAGGGACATTGAGATCCTCATAAAGGCAGGGGAGCTCTGGGTAGAGCCCCTTGAGGCTGACATAATAAGGGAGAACGGCCTCGACCTCAGGCTGGGGGGAGCCTACTGCGCCTTCGTCCACACTGACAAGGTCCTTGACCCCAGGTCCCCAGGCAACCCCTCTGACTTCTACGACTGCAGGGAGGCGGGCGATAGCTTTTTCATAGTGGAACCACACAAGCACTACCTCCTCCACACGCTCGAGTACATAAGGCTCCCGCCCTACGTGGCTGGCCTCGTGAACCTGAGGAGCACGTGGGCCAGGACAGGCATCTACATACCCAGCACGGTCGTTGACGCTGGCTTCGAGGGGCAGCTCACAATTGAGGTCATAGGCAGCGAGTTCCCCGTGAAGCTCTACGTCGGAGACAGGTTCCTCCACCTCGTGCTCGTTAAGATGGAGACGCCCTCAAGCAAGCCCTACAGCGGCAAGTACAAGGGACAGAGGGGGGTCAGGCTGCCGCAGTTCTTCACTTACTGA
- a CDS encoding tyrosine-type recombinase/integrase, with protein sequence MAPTPGSEACVRRGWGSCVEYRRAYAEILAHLYKTGSPWDVVLLVQLRNGSRIGEAIEVVKEFCNAKGRADSVRVRVEKHAKGDTRLMVLSEELRGAQGRDYLRQACLRLSRVKAPRVDIADYCRRAYGFNTHALRYAFITYMLKRGVSPSIVAKITGHRSLNHILHYTEVRLAEEVLAGLRGWGALPVEGQGAP encoded by the coding sequence GTGGCCCCCACGCCTGGCAGCGAGGCCTGCGTTAGGCGCGGCTGGGGCTCGTGTGTAGAGTACAGAAGGGCCTACGCTGAGATACTCGCCCACCTCTACAAGACAGGCAGCCCCTGGGACGTAGTCCTCTTGGTTCAGCTGCGTAACGGCAGCCGCATAGGCGAAGCCATCGAGGTCGTCAAGGAGTTCTGTAACGCCAAGGGCAGGGCTGACAGCGTGAGGGTGCGCGTAGAGAAGCACGCCAAGGGCGACACGCGCCTCATGGTGCTGTCCGAGGAGCTTAGGGGCGCGCAGGGCAGGGACTACCTTAGGCAGGCCTGCCTGAGGCTCTCGAGGGTCAAGGCGCCTAGGGTCGATATCGCGGACTACTGCCGCAGGGCCTACGGCTTTAACACTCACGCCCTGAGGTACGCCTTCATTACGTACATGCTGAAGAGGGGCGTGTCGCCCTCAATAGTCGCCAAGATAACTGGCCACAGGTCCCTCAACCACATCCTTCACTACACTGAGGTGAGGCTCGCTGAGGAGGTCCTGGCTGGCCTCAGGGGCTGGGGCGCCTTGCCAGTTGAAGGCCAGGGCGCGCCTTGA